The following proteins are encoded in a genomic region of Sesamum indicum cultivar Zhongzhi No. 13 linkage group LG8, S_indicum_v1.0, whole genome shotgun sequence:
- the LOC105169322 gene encoding peptide methionine sulfoxide reductase B5-like, with amino-acid sequence MGSQILKISPLAVSRTFILKPTTLSRFLPAPISHIATARVDRCSLTKAVRYRSSLSSGFSVLTLNQGKKSFRSGVVAMAAPGSVQKSEEEWRAVLSPEQFRILRQKGTEYPGTGEYDKFFQEGIYTCAGCGTPLYKSTTKFNSGCGWPAFYEGLPGAINRTPDPDGRRIEITCAACGGHLGHVFKGEGFPTPTDERHCVNSISLKFTPANSASSQ; translated from the exons ATGGGCTCGCAAATCCTGAAAATCTCGCCTCTTGCTGTTTCTAGAACGTTCATTCTCAAGCCCACCACTCTATCTAGATTTCTGCCTGCCCCAATCAGCCATATCGCGACAGCCCGCGTTGATCGTTGTTCATTGACGAAGGCAGTCAGGTATAGGAGCAGTTTATCGAGTGGGTTTTCTGTGTTGACGCTTAATCAGGGAAAGAAGAGCTTCAGAAGTGGGGTTGTAGCCATGGCTGCGCCTGGGTCGGTACAGAAGTCGGAGGAGGAATGGCGCGCTGTTCTTTCCCCGGAGCAGTTCCGTATTCTAAGGCAGAAGGGTACTGA GTATCCAGGCACTGGGGAATACGACAAGTTCTTTCAGGAGGGTATTTACACTTGTGCAGGATGTGGAACTCCTCTGTACAAGTCCACTACCAAATTTAACTCCGGTTGTGGTTGGCCAGCTTTCTATGAGGGTCTACCCGGCGCCATAAATCGAACA CCTGATCCCGACGGAAGGAGGATAGAAATCACGTGCGCAGCCTGTGGAGGACACCTCGGTCATGTGTTTAAAGGGGAAGGGTTTCCTACACCAACAGACGAACGCCATTGTGTCAATAGTATATCCCTCAAGTTCACTCCCGCTAATTCTGCTTCTTCGCAGTGA